CTCCCTGCAGGCCCTGACCGGGCCACTTTCAGTCGAGAAGCCATGAGCCCCACGCAACTCACGCCCGCCCTCCTGCCGCTTGGTCGCACCTCCCTGCGCGTCTCCCCCCTGGCCTGGGGCATGTGGCGCTTCGGTGGTCAGGACCTGCAGGCCTCGCGCGCCAAGATCGAGGCAGCGCTCGAAATCGGCATCAACTTCTTCGACACGGCTGACATTTACGGACCGGACAACGGCGAGGCCTTCGGTGCTTCCGAAGCCCTGCTGGGCCGCCTCTTCGCGGCAGACCGCACGCTACGCGAGCGCATGGTGCTGGCCTCGAAGGGCGGAATCCAGATCGGGGTGCCGTACGACTCCAGCGCCAAGTACCTGGAGCAAGCCTGCGAGGCCTCACTGCGTCGGCTGGGCGTGGACCATCTCGACCTGTACATGATTCACCGCCCCGACGTGCTGACTCACCCCAGCGAGGTGGCCGCCGTGCTGACCCGCCTGCGCGAGGCCGGCAAGATCCGCGAGGCAGGCGTCTCGAATTACACGACGGCCCAGGTGGCCGCCCTGCAGGCCCACTTGTCCTTCCCGCTGGCCTGCCACCAGCCCGAGTTCTCGCCACTGGCCATTCAGGCCCTGGAAGATGGCGTGCTGGACCAGTGCGTGGAGCGCGAGATCGGCGTGATGGCCTGGTCGCCCTTGGGTGGCGGTCGTCTGGGCGACGTGCCGGAAGAACCTCGCGCGCGGCGGGTGTACGACGCCCTCAAGACGCTGGCCGACCGCGCGGGCGTCAGCGTCTCGGCCGTGGCCTATGCCTGGGTCATGGCCCACCCCGCCCGACCCGTCCCGATCGTGGGCAGCCAATCGCCCGCGCGCATCCGCGAAGCCGCTGATGCTTACCAAGTGACGCTCTCCCGCACGGATTGGTACCAGGTGCTGGTGGCGTCCCGAGGAGTGCCCCTGCCGTGACCCAACCGACCCTTCCGCCCTGCGAAGTCAGCTGGTTTTCCGCCCTCTGCGACGATGACTACGAATTTCTGGGGGTTTCGGACCCTGCCCTGAAGAGCAGCTTCGAGCATTGCCGGGGCCTCGTGCTGGGCGCAGAAAAAGGCGGCTTCGACAACATCTTGCTGCCCTCCGGCTACCAGCTGGGCGTCGACACGATCGCCTTTGCGGGCGGCGTGGCCCCGCTGACCCGGCGGATTCGCTTGCTGACCGCGGTGCGGTGCGGAGAGCAGTGGCCCCCGCAGCTGGCGCGTCAGATCGCCACGCTGGACCAGATGCTGCAAGGCCGCCTGACGGTCAACATCATCTCCAGCGACCTGCCCGGTGAAACGCTGGCATCCGCGCCCCGCTACCGCCGCACCGTCGAGGTGATGAAGATCCTCAAGACGCTGCTGAACGGCCAGTCGCTGGACTTCCAGGGTGAGTTCTACCAGCTCAAGCTCGACCCGCCCCGCCTTGGTACGCTCAGCGGCCAGTGCCCCCCGCTGTATTTCGGTGGCCTCTCGCCGGATGCCCGCGACGCCGCCGCCCAGGCGGCCGATGTGTACCTGATGTGGCCCGACCGGATGGAAGCCGTGGAGGGCATCATTGCCGACATGCGGCAGCGGGCGGCGCAGTACGGGCGTAGCCTCAAGTTCGGCTACCGCGTCCACGTGGTGGTTCGCGACACCGAGGCCGAGGCCCGGGCGGCTGCCGCGCGCCTGCTCTCCAAGCTGGATGCCGCCACCGGCGAAGCGATTCGCAACCGCTCGCTCGACACGGCCTCGCTGGGGGTCGCCAAGCAGAACGAATTGCGCGACACAGCCGATGCTGACGGCTATGCCGAGGCCAACCTGTGGACCGGCATCGGACGGGCCCGCAGCGGCTGCGGGGCGGCCATCGTGGGCGACCCCGACCAGGTGCTGGCCAAGCTGAACGCCTACCGGGCGCTCGGCATCGAGGCCTTCATCCTGAGCGGCTATCCGCACGCGGCGGAATGCGACTTGTTCGCCCGGCACGTGTTGCCGCGCCTGGACCATGCCCCGCTGGTGCTCGCGCCTGAGGCCGCCCCCGCCCTGGCGAGCATCTAGCGTGGCGATCGCCGAAACGCCCGTCCCGCCCCCCGCCCCCCCCAGAGGCCTGACATTGCGCTGGGTCGTGCTGGCGCTGGTCTTCCTGGCGGGCACCTTGAACTACATCGATCGCCAGGTGCTGGCCCTGATCAAACCGGTCCTGTCTCAGGAGTTCGGCTGGAACGATCAGGACTTCGGACACCTGGCCTCGGTGTTTCAGTTCTCGGCCGCCTTGACCTTCCTGTACATCGGCTGGCTGCTCGATCGCTTCGGGCTGCACCGCGGTTATCCGCTGGGCGTCGGGGTGTGGAGCCTGGCCTGTGCCGCGCACGGGCTGGCCGTCCACATGTGGCACTTCATGATGGCGCGCGTCGTGCTGGCGGCGGGTGAGGCCGTGCAGACGCCGGCCTCGATGAAGGCGATCGCCGAATGGTTCCCGGCCGCACAGCGCTCCCTCGCGGTGGGCATCATCAACACCTCGCCGAACATCGGGGCCATCATCGCGCCCCTGCTGGTGCCGGCCGTGGTGCTGGCCTGGGGCTGGCGCACCGCCTTCATCGTGACGGGAGCCCTCGGCCTGGTGTGGCTGCTGGGGTGGTTCGCGCTGCCCCGCCCGCGCCAGCGTGAAGCGCTCCCGACGCCAAGCGAAACGCCGGCCAGCGAAGCCGATGCGCCCCTCAGCGTGCGGGCCCTGCTCGCTCAGCGCTCGTCCTGGGCCTTGCTGATCGGCAAGGCCCTGACCGACATGGTCTGGTGGTTCCTGCTGTTCTGGGCGCCCGATTTCATGCACCGCCAGTTTCACCTGAGCATCAAAACGGCGGGGGCACCGCTGGCCGCCATTTACGGTTTGGCGGCCGTGGGCGCGCTGACGGGCGGGCTGCTGCCCACGTTCTTGATGGCCCGAGGCGTCTCCCTGAACGTCGCCCGCAAGGGCAGCATGTTGCTCTACGCCCTGATCATCACGCCCCTGCCGCTGGTCCTGCAGGTCAGCGATCCCTGGCTCGCGGTGCTCTTCATCGGCGGGGCCCTGTTCGCCCACCAGGGTTTCTCGACCAACCTGTTCACCGTCGCCGTGGACGCCTTCCCCGGCAAGGGGGTGGGCACCGTCGTGAGCATCGGCGCATTCTGCGGTAACATCAGCGGGATGGCGATGCTTGAGTTGACCGGCTGGGTACTGACCCACCACAACACCTACATGCCGATGTTTGCGATCAGCGCGAGCGTCTACCTGATCGCCTTGGCCGTCTTACACGGCCTGGTGCCGCGACTGCGACGTCTGCCCGGCCGAGCCTGAAACCAGGGAAGCCTGGCCTACAATTCCCGTTCAGCCAGGTGATACCGCTGGGCATGCGTAGCGCAGTTGCACGAAGCCGGCTCCCAGAGGCTTCACGGCCTCCAACAGGAGCGGCTGGCGCGCTGACAAGCCGCCGAACAGGGAGATGCCCTCCCTGAGAAGAAGCGGAATCACGGTCAGCGTGAGCTCATCGACAAGCCCCGCCGCCAGCGCCTGGCGTACCAGCTGCCCGCCATCCAGATACACGTCCCGCTCACCGGCCAGCGTACGCGCAGCCGCCACCAAATCCACGATGTCCCCAGCCATCGCCCGCACCCCAGCGTGAGCCGGCTCCAGAGGGCGGTGGGTCGCCACGATCAAGGGCCGTTCGCCATAAGGCCATGGGCCCGCGAAGGAGCGCACGACGTCATAGGTCCGGCGGCCCATCACCAGGGCACCTACCTCGGCCAGAAACGGCCCGAAAGTGTCTTCCACTTCTCCGGACGGTTCCAGCCAGTCAAGCTCGTCCTGGGGGCCCGCGATGAAGCCATCGAGCGAGAGGGCCAGAAAGACGCGGACACGACCCATATCAGATCCCCCCATCAGCGGCCACAGCCTCAATGTCTCTCGCGGGGTTCTGGCCAGGCCTCGCCGGGCAGCTGATCCAGCATCAGCGCGCGGGCTTCCGGCGGGGCCAGCCGACAGGCAGCGCCCGCTGGCGCGCGGCCAAACCAGCGCAGACGATGCCGCGCGATCCAGTCATAGAAGACATCACGCCAGGCCCGCGGCACGAACCGCAGGCAGCCGAGCCAGGCGAGAGGCCCCCCCAAGGTCCGGGCGATGGCCAACACGGCATCGCTCCGCTCATACCATCGCCCACCACAGAGGACCAACACGCTGCTCCCCCAAGGGCCCTTGATGTGGGCCTCCAGCTCCTGAGCGATGGGGCTGGCCTGCACGTTTTGTAATGGCACGAACCGGAAGCGGTCTCGCCGAGGCGCGCGCATCATCAAGGCCACCAGGGCATCACAGAGCCCACAGTCGCCATCGTACAGCACGTAATGCAACCCATCGTCGCGTCCGGCCTCTGGAGGCGAAGGTGAGCGGCTTTTTTCGACGTCTCTCAGAAACCCCATGGCCCCCTCAAGCCCACTGGTTCCCTCCTACCCTAGCCAAGGAGGCCTACTGCCGGTCCTGCCGTGACTCTCCGCTGAAAGGCGCTCGACCTGACAAACGCCCAGCCTCGAACGGGAAGGGAGCATCGGCCGTCGTTCAGGCGCAAACAGGCCGGAGGGGAAGGCAGCCCGATGGCGCCCCAAGGAGAGCTGGTAACCGGTGGTTGAGGCAGAGACGTGGGGTAAAGAAGGAAGGGCCAACCTGTGTCCGATGAGGATTGACAACCTTGAGCCAGAACACGTTCGAACGCTACGAGACGCTGAACCTGCTCGGCCGTGGCGCAATGGGAGAGGTCTGGCGCGTTCGCGACCGGGAAACTGGTGAGATCTTGGCGCTAAAATGCTGCCTGGCTGACGGGCCAGCAGAGCGCATGTGTTTCAGGCAAGAAAGTGGGTTCCTCACGAGGCTAAAGCACGAGGGACTCCTTCATGCGTGCGCCGTGGGTGAGGGGGAAAACGGTGCCCCATTCTGCGTCATGCCCGTGGTCGAGGGGATCAACCTGCCTCCCCATCAGGGCGAATCCCAGGTGCGCCGCTGGCTGCCTCGCTTACTCGCTGCCCTGGCTTATCTCCACGGTCGCGGCTTGGTCCACGCAGACCTCAAACCGGAGAATGTGCGCCTCCTGCCGGATGGCGAGGTGATGATCATGGATTTCGGCCTGATGCGTCCGGCTGGGCCGGTCAAAGGCATTCGGGGCACCCCCGCCTACATGGCGCCGGAAGTCGCGCTGGGGCGCCCCACCGACGGACGAGCCGACCTGTACGCCTTGGGCTGCGTGCTGTACTACGCCTTGGCCGGCGAGCCTCCATTCACCGGGGACGACGCCAACGCACTGCTACGCGCCCACGTGGAAAAACCCGCCCCCGACCTGGCAGGACGGGTGCCCGGCCTCAGCCCCGCCATGGCCAAGGTCGTCCAGCGCTTGCTGGCCAAAACACCTGAGACCCGCTATGCCAGCGCGGTTGAGGTGCTCAAGGCGCTGAATCTGCCGCGCCCGGACGGCGACCGCATCACCTGGGTCGAGCCGCCGCTGACCGGCCAGGCCGACGTGCAAGCAGCCCTCAAGGCCTTCTGGGCAGACGCTGTGGAGGCCCCCCGCGGAGTTTGCCTGCACGGCGCCGGTGGGTCGGGCAAAACGCGCTGGAGCACGGAGGCCGCCGCGGAGGGTCATCGCCAGGGCTGGTCGGTCTTCAGCGTGCGAGGCAGTGGCCCCGAGGCCAGTCCTTATCAGGCGGTAGAGAGCCTGCTGGCAAGCCTGATGGTGCAGGCCTCCGAGGAGGCCCGAGCGCGCAATCAGGCCTACGTGGCCCGCGCGATCCCGGGCTGTGAGATCCCCGCGGCCGCGCCACTGGACGGCACCGCGGAAAAGGTGCGCTTTCACGACGCCGTGGCCAATCTGGCTGAATCGCTGGCTGGCTGCGTGCTGTGGGTGCTGGATGCCCCCGAACGGCTGGACCCGGATTCGCTGGCCCTGCTGGAATTTCTCAAGCGGCGTGGTTCCGGCCGTCAGTGGCGGTGGGTGGAGTGTCGTGGCGATGCGGAGGGGGTGCCCGCAGACTGGC
Above is a genomic segment from Candidatus Sericytochromatia bacterium containing:
- a CDS encoding aldo/keto reductase, whose translation is MSPTQLTPALLPLGRTSLRVSPLAWGMWRFGGQDLQASRAKIEAALEIGINFFDTADIYGPDNGEAFGASEALLGRLFAADRTLRERMVLASKGGIQIGVPYDSSAKYLEQACEASLRRLGVDHLDLYMIHRPDVLTHPSEVAAVLTRLREAGKIREAGVSNYTTAQVAALQAHLSFPLACHQPEFSPLAIQALEDGVLDQCVEREIGVMAWSPLGGGRLGDVPEEPRARRVYDALKTLADRAGVSVSAVAYAWVMAHPARPVPIVGSQSPARIREAADAYQVTLSRTDWYQVLVASRGVPLP
- a CDS encoding LLM class flavin-dependent oxidoreductase, which translates into the protein MTQPTLPPCEVSWFSALCDDDYEFLGVSDPALKSSFEHCRGLVLGAEKGGFDNILLPSGYQLGVDTIAFAGGVAPLTRRIRLLTAVRCGEQWPPQLARQIATLDQMLQGRLTVNIISSDLPGETLASAPRYRRTVEVMKILKTLLNGQSLDFQGEFYQLKLDPPRLGTLSGQCPPLYFGGLSPDARDAAAQAADVYLMWPDRMEAVEGIIADMRQRAAQYGRSLKFGYRVHVVVRDTEAEARAAAARLLSKLDAATGEAIRNRSLDTASLGVAKQNELRDTADADGYAEANLWTGIGRARSGCGAAIVGDPDQVLAKLNAYRALGIEAFILSGYPHAAECDLFARHVLPRLDHAPLVLAPEAAPALASI
- a CDS encoding MFS transporter — protein: MAIAETPVPPPAPPRGLTLRWVVLALVFLAGTLNYIDRQVLALIKPVLSQEFGWNDQDFGHLASVFQFSAALTFLYIGWLLDRFGLHRGYPLGVGVWSLACAAHGLAVHMWHFMMARVVLAAGEAVQTPASMKAIAEWFPAAQRSLAVGIINTSPNIGAIIAPLLVPAVVLAWGWRTAFIVTGALGLVWLLGWFALPRPRQREALPTPSETPASEADAPLSVRALLAQRSSWALLIGKALTDMVWWFLLFWAPDFMHRQFHLSIKTAGAPLAAIYGLAAVGALTGGLLPTFLMARGVSLNVARKGSMLLYALIITPLPLVLQVSDPWLAVLFIGGALFAHQGFSTNLFTVAVDAFPGKGVGTVVSIGAFCGNISGMAMLELTGWVLTHHNTYMPMFAISASVYLIALAVLHGLVPRLRRLPGRA
- a CDS encoding dihydrofolate reductase family protein, with protein sequence MGRVRVFLALSLDGFIAGPQDELDWLEPSGEVEDTFGPFLAEVGALVMGRRTYDVVRSFAGPWPYGERPLIVATHRPLEPAHAGVRAMAGDIVDLVAAARTLAGERDVYLDGGQLVRQALAAGLVDELTLTVIPLLLREGISLFGGLSARQPLLLEAVKPLGAGFVQLRYACPAVSPG
- a CDS encoding DUF393 domain-containing protein; amino-acid sequence: MGFLRDVEKSRSPSPPEAGRDDGLHYVLYDGDCGLCDALVALMMRAPRRDRFRFVPLQNVQASPIAQELEAHIKGPWGSSVLVLCGGRWYERSDAVLAIARTLGGPLAWLGCLRFVPRAWRDVFYDWIARHRLRWFGRAPAGAACRLAPPEARALMLDQLPGEAWPEPRERH